A genomic window from Pyxicephalus adspersus chromosome 2, UCB_Pads_2.0, whole genome shotgun sequence includes:
- the CNN1 gene encoding calponin-1 codes for MESLKDGIILCELINKLQPGSVKKINESTQNWHQLENIGNFIRAITDFGVKQHDIFEANDLFENTNLTQVQSTLLALASVAKSRGAKVDIGVKYADRQERRFNPQKLKEGRNIIGLQMGTNKFASQKGMTSYGTRRHLYDPKLGNEQPVDTSTISLQMGTNKGASQSGMTAPGTKRQIFDQKLGMDQCDTQTIPLQMGTNKGASQQGMTVYGLPRQVYDAKYCLDSNIYELGEDGHYDNSHQYYNSE; via the exons ATGGAGTCCTTGAAGGATGGAATCATCCTGTGCGA ATTAATTAACAAGCTGCAGCCTGGCTCCGTCAAGAAGATCAATGAGTCTACACAGAACTGGCATCAG CTGGAAAACATTGGAAACTTTATTAGGGCGATCACAGATTTCGGCGTCAAACAGCACGATATATTTGAAGCAAATGACCTGTTTGAGAATACCAACCTCACTCAAGTCCAGTCTACACTGTTGGCATTAGCTAGCGTG GCTAAGTCAAGAGGAGCCAAAGTCGACATTGGGGTCAAGTATGCCGACCGACAGGAGCGAAGATTCAACCCTCAAAAACTCAAGGAAGGAAGGAACATCATTGGCCTGCAG ATGGGAACCAATAAGTTTGCCAGCCAAAAGGGGATGACATCATATGGCACTCGTAGACACCTGTATGATCCCAAACTGGGCAATGAGCAGCCAGTGGACACATCCACCATCAGCCTACAAATGGGTACCAACAAGGGGGCATCCCAG TCTGGCATGACAGCCCCAGGCACCAAACGTCAGATCTTCGACCAGAAGCTTGGCATGGACCAATGCGACACCCAGACCATCCCCTTGCAAATGGGAACAAACAAGGGGGCATCTCAACAAGGCATGACTGTGTATGGTCTCCCACGTCAAGTCTATGACGCCAAGTACTGCCTGGACAGCAACATCTATGAGCTCGGCGAGGACGGCCATTACGACAACAGCCATCAGTATTACAACTCTGAATAA
- the ELOF1 gene encoding transcription elongation factor 1 homolog → MGRRKSKRKPPPKKKSGILETQFTCPFCNHEKSCDVNMDRARNTGVISCTVCLEEFQTPITYLSEPVDVYSDWIDACEAANQ, encoded by the exons atgggacGTAGAAAGTCGAAGAGAAAGCCTCCTCCTAAGAAGAAGTCTGGAATCCTTGAGACGCAGTTCACATGTCCCTTCTGTAACCACGAGAAGTCCTGTGATGTCAATAT GGACAGAGCGCGAAATACGGGGGTCATATCGTGTACCGTGTGCCTTGAGGAATTCCAGACCCCAATAACCT ACCTTTCAGAACCAGTGGACGTGTACAGTGACTGGATCGACGCCTGCGAAGCTGCTAACCAGTAG